One genomic segment of Plasmodium cynomolgi strain B DNA, chromosome 14, whole genome shotgun sequence includes these proteins:
- a CDS encoding hypothetical protein (putative) encodes MEKKTKRSRGSSLTVLLDTRYNNRQKEKEIKLFENIKTDISIIISEQLKKRSKTEFELNNIKKKFSYLKCISEELERMIKEGNSELKVEEELIKNYFEYTTTNLSYVFIKYENIISDLSDQNGNMNVKLKNIKENELPNFDRAYELLVEKTGQLTATKENIINMQKGVESLKKEYEHVQVEIEIKREEKNQVENKYKELLSRIEEYKKEFEMIKEKCNSQMSEKKQSSTDLNKIEEQMEDMQKEISSLSNERKIKNDELQSLKDENDIILNDLYRCNSHINDKCDLLSAQINELENEVAAMEEEKNELSGSYKQLDIGLTNVSHSCEESKKENEQESLLIKQLSDELIKKKNNLKQTQEEFSQISDQCNEVKKENEKLRDNYDHIHRRMEEVGISINQCHAALQAHETELAHLENVKLENEKTKEEILNLMENSEKLLLEQKDFFFKLSKLLQLVHMSNEQLANLKREREEDGSDNNDVQRTYEELKAHLTKLSCDLYEKNEMHKSLQKEIDDTAKRVTEREEEITTLGNEQADLQHRLEMVAQELSTLHLEVVKQERTSEDKIKETKDVLAQKYDQLVESIASQIKNKQDEHNNFVKKGELEKLEFDFQLFHSELTATLEQECERKRRQIAEKDAQLKAYQESVVDLSV; translated from the exons ATGGAAAAGAAGACAAAGAGGTCACGAGGGTCGTCCCTAACAGTATTATTGGACACTCGATACAACAACAgacagaaggaaaaggaaataaaattatttgaaaatatcaaAACGGATATCAGCATTATCATCAGTGAGCAATTGAAGAAGCGATCGAAAACAGAGTTCGaattgaataatataaaaaaaaaattttcatatttaaaatgcaTATCGGAAGAATTGGAGAGAATGATAAAGGAAGGGAACAGCGAGttaaaagtggaagaagagttgattaaaaattattttgaatacACAACGACAAATCTGAGTTACGTTTTTATCAAATACGAAAATATTATTAGTGATCTTAGTGACCAGAATGGAAATATGAatgtgaaattaaaaaatataaaagaaaatgagtTACCCAATTTTGACAGAGCTTACGAATTGCTGGTGGAAAAAACTGGCCAACTTACCGCCACAAAGGaaaatatcataaatatgcaaaaaggggtggaaagtttgaaaaaagaatatgaacatgttcaGGTAGAAATAGagataaaaagggaagaaaaaaatcaagtggaaaataaatacaaagaATTACTCTCCAGGAtagaagaatataaaaaagaattcgaaatgataaaggaaaaatgtaaCTCCCAAATGAGTGAAAAGAAACAAAGTTCGACcgatttaaacaaaattgaggaGCAAATGGAAGATATGCAAAAGGAAATCTCAAGTCTGTCCAACGAAAGGAAgatcaaaaatgatgaacttCAAAGTTTAAAGGACGAGAATGACATCATCTTAAACGACCTGTATCGGTGTAATTCCCATATCAATGACAAATGCGACCTGCTATCTGCTCAGATAAACGAGCTAGAAAATGAAGTAGCCGccatggaggaggagaaaaatgaactcaGCGGAAGTTACAAGCAATTGGACATAGGCCTGACTAATGTATCCCACTCTTGtgaggaaagcaaaaaagaaaacgagcAGGAGTCTCTCCTCATCAAACAATTAAGTGATGAGCTaatcaagaagaaaaacaatttgAAGCAGACACAGGAGGAATTTTCACAGATAAGTGACCAATGTAATGAggtcaaaaaggaaaatgaaaagttacGAGATAATTATGACCATATCCACAGAAGGATGGAGGAGGTGGGCATATCTATCAATCAATGTCATGCTGCGCTGCAGGCACATGAAACCGAATTGGCACACTTAGAGAATGTCAAgttggaaaatgaaaaaacgaaggaagaaattttaaaccTTATGGAAAATTCAGAAAAGTTACTCCTTGAgcaaaaagatttttttttcaaattgtcaAAACTGTTACAGCTAGTACATATGTCCAACGAACAGCTAGCCAATTTAAAGCGCGAGAGGGAGGAGGATGGGTCCGATAACAATGATGTGCAGAGGACCTACGAAGAATTAAAAGCACACTTAACGAAGTTGTCCTGTGATctatacgaaaaaaatgagatgcACAAGTCGCTCCAGAAAGAGATAGACGATACTGCTAAGAGGGTTACCGAacgggaggaagaaattacGACTCTAGGAAATGAGCAGGCTGATTTGCAGCATCGACTAGAGATGGTGGCCCAAGAACTAAGCACTCTTCATCTAGAAGTGGTCAAACAGGAAAGAACTTCggaggataaaataaaagagacGAAAGATGTCCTCGCACAGAAGTATGATCAGTTAGTTGAATCCATCGCTTCCCAGATTAAGAACAAGCAGGATGAAcataacaattttgttaagaaGGGCGAACTGGAAAAACTCGAGTTTGACTTTCAGTTGTTTCACTCCGAGCTGACGGCCACCCTGGAGCAGGAGTGCGAACGGAAGAGGCGGCAGATCGCCGAGAAGGACGCGCAGCTGAAGGCGTACCAGGAGAG CGTTGTTGACTTGTCCGTCTAA
- a CDS encoding adaptor-related protein complex 3 sigma 2 subunit (putative), whose amino-acid sequence MIKAVLIINNNGKPRFLRFYDDSSHERQQMVTKRIHETIKKRITNECCCFLEDEELFSPDVKIVYRHFATLYFIFIIDSMESELGILDLIQVFVQVLDANFENVCELDLIYNYEQINYILDEIIMGGIVLETNIDAIVSSINGAKKLIENESSFFGD is encoded by the exons ATGATAAAAGCTGTTCTAATAATAAACAACAATGGGAAGCCCAGGTTCCTCCGATTTTACGATGACAGT AGCCATGAAAGGCAACAGATGGTTACAAAGCGAATTCATGAAACTATAAAGAAAAGGATTACCAATGAGTGTTGTTGTTTTTTGGAAGATGAGGAATTGTTCAGTCCGGATGTGAAAATTGTGTACAG GCACTTCGCGACTctgtactttatttttatcatcgACTCTATGGAGAGCGAGCTGGGTATTCTGGACCTAATTCAG GTTTTCGTTCAAGTGTTAGATGCAAATTTCGAGAATGTGTGCGAGTTGGACTTGATATATAATTACGAGCAG ATCAACTACATACTGGATGAGATCATAATGGGAG GCATCGTCCTCGAAACGAACATAGACGCGATAGTGAGTTCCATCAATGGCGCGAAGAAGTTAATTGAAAACGAGTCCTCCTTCTTTGGCGATTGA
- a CDS encoding eukaryotic translation initiation factor 2b subunit 2 (putative) gives MYFIIPNIIRRVLTIIRTEHFKQLYLYNNNYVDNLNKNNNFLFDKNTNKCINSKYVYEREVKNFEQSFSFYFENNSKKNTYHIPATNTLRHSIIEGITELIADIDTSWGETEQRTSYDLFMENDVILTMDGISVIVVGGDINRNGFRMAQLLSEDGVDTTYISDSAVFAVIPKVTKVVLGSVAVSSSGGVITKIGGYNIACSAQFNSKPVTIVLPLFKLINDPFYDPIRQNELQPGPSMIYNDADNLYVRIPKYDYIPEHLITLYITEIGPVDSFQLYNITKRTYHPDDLDLSFD, from the exons atgtatttcATCATTCCAAACATTATCAGAAGAGTATTAACAATTATTCGCACGGAGCATTTTAAACAGCTATACCTGTACAACAACAACTATGTTGAcaatttgaacaaaaataacaattttcttttcgacaaaaatacaaacaaatGCATCAACAGTAAGTACGTTTACGAaagagaagtaaaaaatttcgagcaatcattttcattttatttcgaaaacaatagcaaaaaaaatacttatcACATTCCTGCGACCAACACCTTGAGACATTCAATAATTGAAGGGATTACTGAACTAATTGCAGACATTGATACTTCTTGGGGGGAGACAGAACAAAGAACTTCGTACGATTTATTTATGGAAAATGATGTCATTTTAACGATGG atggaaTTTCAGTCATTGTTGTGGGGGGAGATATTAACCGAAATGGATTTCGAATGGCACAGTTACTAAGTGAAGATGGAGTGGACACTACGTACATTTCCGACTCAGCCGTTTTTGCGGTTATACCAAAAGTGACCAAGGTTGTTCTTGGCTCAGTCGCCGTTTCCTCCTCCGGGGGAGTAATCACCAAAATTGGGGGTTATAATATAGCGTGTTCAGCTCAGTTTAATTCGAAGCCTGTAACTATCGTGTTgccattatttaaattaattaatgaCCCCTTTTATGACCCAATCAGACAAAATGAACTTCAGCCAGGCCCATCCATGATTTACAACGACGCCGATAATTTGTATGTACGCATACCCAAGTATGATTACATTCCTGAACATTTGATAACTCTGTACATCACGGAAATTGGCCCTGTCGACTCCTTCCAGTTGTACAATATTACTAAGCGGACGTACCACCCGGATGATTTGGACCTGAGTTTCGACTGA
- a CDS encoding hypothetical protein (putative) — protein sequence MDEGTLDEKFAHSILLESLKEALKQMIDEFYVEKEIGLKIYKEACANVRKEILENSSQLSDVHISGQMKSYYCRNDKAKNSSKENKNYQPLNLKVFKNFYDKREEFLKYSIDNNNVKILKNFGKLYCQIVHKEEAETDADDAFLYYDGLIKVLCVEDTL from the exons ATGGACGAGGGTACATTGGACGAAAAGTTTGCCCATTCCATTTTGCTGGAGTCTCTGAAGGAAGCGCTTAAGCAGATGATTGATGAGTTTTATGTGGAAAAGGAGATCGGACTTAAAATCTATAAGGAGGCCTGCGCG AATGTAAGGAAagaaattttggaaaattcgTCCCAACTGTCGGATGTCCATATCAGTGGCCAAATGAAGAGCTACTACTGCAGGAATGAC aaagcaaaaaatagctcgaaggaaaataaaaattatcaaccattaaatttaaaagtttttaaaaacttttacGACAAAAGAGAGGAATTTTTAAAGTACAGCATAGACAATAATAacgtgaaaattttaaaaaacttcgGAAAATTATATTGCCAGATTGTACATAAGGAGGAGGCAGAAACTGACGCAGACGAcgcttttctttattatgaCGGATTGATAAAAGTGCTCTGTGTGGAGGATACACTTTAG
- a CDS encoding DNA repair protein rhp16 (putative): MGDNLDKIFSKKERFFKEIIETNCIFVKALNNWVGTNYIARLKLKKESLKLTPKLLINRTKSKASRCRVCGFAIEKNNLRIGYPTKDPRGNYGFISCWVHLDCSKKILYAILYTQENEPHLKEYLNNSEQTVCEGNYNLHEQFIYENINWAFFFGGFDELDDKEKEKLKETAKPFEIKNEMRGRNSFEVLINQEKEAFNSSSLIKQESRVIQNKLEIPKELKFDLLEYQKEGVSWMINQEQSSVKGGILADEMGMGKTIQAITLILCQKINKLKGEAEGHCKQGVSEEEKMECAAGGQVKVKEESDSSVVVINSVGGSSEDAASVKKEKPNKRNSKKGAPRKKGTPKQEPPHKGNPKSETAEDPPQAKKDESQGQTLIIAPIAAVMQWKSEIEKFIQGDILKVYVYHGSVKKISFEELKKYDIIITSYAMVEVHFRKIINKYKISCEYCGRLYLPNTLVIHKKYFCGPDAVRTEKLKKRKKKNKDTALVAMKKFDDNFVPTPRNVLLEIMNEGKRDSKGDTCEEVHSRKGGNHVSGRSGKSGRSGKSGKSGRSGKSGRSGRSGKSGSDAIILSSGEDPQESDSSSASSKPVYSPLTRKTSSRVIDLCNLGFEKDVIDKRVSSTHKGKGRKKKYIKWNEVIKDILQNELYTVDMNSRCKDVLKEIYLSDRAIEQEELKKLNMGELKVLLITMGKHIFGTKVELINRVLVSARYIRQELMVGKGEVQSEVTSISEGREKGALSSRSSTVSSAAGLRMTRSSSCGGGRSGNGSSGDGRSGRGSSGGGRSGGGSSGRGSSGGGSASHVGDPLDGEDNRGEENGTAKRSKSGRVGRGGGKGNHVRRKTTGGSSFTLRKAKEEKSTVKRRNSATAKVKLKRRRKSNSSVVDASASPSDSDESFRIDQLGSDAEESSSFSSWESIAEKEDTSDSYNSAGSYGSIIVEKAKRKRNNQKNGEASIFDESALHQIQWNRIILDEAHRIKNRNTSTTQSIFNLKCSGYRWCLTGTPLQNRIGELYSLIRFLEFYPYAYYFCSKKDCKCMLLNYEMKDNKFCFLCDHSRINHFNYFNKRILRPIQLFGYNGEGVTSMCYLKSEVLDKILLRRTKGERKNDIKLRPLHIRIRKDKLSNEEKDFYESLYKQTSTQFDTYVKSNTVLHNYAHIFDLLSRLRQAADHPYLILFGNSFLSDPSGKYIKKNSSIIPAISNDYVCGICLENVPKKINISTKCNHNFHKSCLKQYIESFQGGGNRVGERGEASGEACGVAFGKACNDVHGDPFDGDCGGPRPGTVTKAHTFHMGTESGENGEESLYDRNEIVFNEDPSMSSTTNEVDGKKLNKKSKSISVVKFKDKEKKQFVSLLSDEESAMQDLPLGCPVCYVPMTVDFNLLNQVEEQDDEEIIVCKEETTYINKSFMNRINTNEYRTSTKIEAVFEEVQNVIHTTDDKCLIFSQYCSMLDLIEYHLKKNNIICSKLLGYMSMVSRNNILYNFNEDKHLRVLLISLKAGGEGLNLQVANRIFIVDPWWNPAAELQAIQRAHRIGQTKTVYATRFIIENTVEEKIVQLQNKKQLVFDCTIGDSGNAMQKLTKEDLAFLFHA; the protein is encoded by the exons ATGGGTGATAATctagataaaatattttctaagAAGGAACGATTTTTCAAAGAAATAATTGAAACGAACTGCATATTCGTGAAGGCGCTAAATAACTGGGTTGGCACGAATTACATCGCGAGGTTGAAGCTGAAAAAGGAATCCCTCAAGCTGACGCCCAAGTTGTTGATAAACCGGACAAAGTCGA aAGCCAGCCGCTGCCGAGTGTGCGGATTTGCGATCGAAAAGAACAACTTACGTATAGGATACCCGACGAAAGACCCCAGGGGAAACTACGGTTTTATAAGTTGCTGGGTCCACCTGGACTGCAGCAAAAAAATCCTGTACGCCATTTTGTACACACAAGAAAATGAGCCACACTTGAAGGAGTACCTAAACAACTCGGAACAAACGGTGTGTGAGGGGAACTACAATTTGcatgaacagttcatatatgaaaacataaactgggcatttttttttggaggattTGACGAACTGgatgataaagaaaaagaaaagttaaaGGAAACGGCCAAGCCGTTTGAAATAAAGAATGAGATGAGGGGGAGGAACAGTTTTGAAGTGCTGATAAATCAGGAGAAGGAAGCATTCAACTCGAGCAGTTTGATTAAGCAAGAAAGTCGAGTTATCcaaaataaattagaaaTTCCGAAGGAGCTTAAATTTGATTTGTTGGAATATCAGAAGGAGGGAGTGTCATGGATGATTAACCAGGAACAGTCCAGCGTTAAGGGGGGCATCTTGGCTGATGAAATGGGAATGGGGAAAACCATACAGGCTATTACGCTAATTTTGTGCCagaaaattaataaattaaagggggaagcggagGGGCACTGCAAGCAAGGCGTCagcgaggaggaaaaaatggagtgcGCAGCGGGTGGTCAGGTCAAAGTGAAGGAGGAATCGGACAGCAGCGTGGTGGTTATTAACAGCGTGGGCGGAAGTTCCGAGGATGCAGCGAGTgttaagaaggaaaagccTAACAAGAGAAACTCCAAGAAGGGAGCACCCCGAAAAAAGGGCACCCCTAAGCAGGAACCCCCTCACAAGGGCAACCCCAAGAGCGAAACTGCGGAAGACCCTCCGCAAGCTAAAAAAGACGAGAGCCAAGGACAGACACTCATCATTGCCCCCATTGCAGCGGTAATGCAGTGGAAATCAGAGATAGAAAAATTCATCCAGGGAGATATCCTTAAAGTGTACGTGTATCATGgaagtgtgaaaaaaatatcatttgaagaactgaaaaaatatgatatcATTATTACGTCTTATGCCATGGTAGAAGTTCActttagaaaaataattaacaagTACAAAATTTCTTGTGAGTATTGCGGTAGGTTATATCTCCCCAACACGCTGGtgattcataaaaaatatttttgtggGCCAGATGCTGTAAGAAcggaaaagttaaaaaagagaaaaaagaaaaacaaagacACTGCACTGGTGGCGATGAAAAAGTTTGACGATAATTTTGTGCCGACTCCAAGAAATGTCCTGCTGGAAATAATGAATGAAGGTAAAAGGGACAGTAAGGGGGACACTTGTGAAGAGGTCCATTcgaggaagggggggaatcaTGTCAGCGGGAGAAGCGgcaaaagtggaagaagcggaaaaagcggcaaaagcggtagaagcggaaaaagtggaagaagcggtAGAAGCGGCAAAAGCGGAAGCGATGCCATTATTCTCAGCTCGGGGGAGGATCCCCAAGAAAGCGACAGCAGCTCCGCGTCGAGCAAGCCGGTGTATTCCCCCCTGACGAGGAAAACGTCCAGCAGAGTAATAGACCTGTGCAACTTAGGATTCGAAAAGGACGTAATTGACAAAAGGGTCAGCAGCACACACAAGGGAAAGggcagaaagaaaaaatacataaaatggAATGAAGTCATCAAGGATATATTGCAAAACGAGCTGTACACCGTCGATATGAATAGCCGCTGTAAGGACGTGCTGaaggaaatttatttaagTGATAGGGCCATAGAACAGGAGGAGTTGAAGAAGTTAAACATGGGGGAGCTGAAAGTTCTGCTGATAACGATGGGGAAACATATTTTTGGAACGAAGGTTGAGCTCATCAACAGGGTTTTAGTTTCGGCCAGGTATATAAGGCAAGAACTGATGGTGGGGAAGGGGGAAGTGCAGAGTGAGGTGACGTCCATATCGGAGGGCAGAGAGAAGGGGGCGCTGAGTAGTAGGAGCAGCACCGTTTCGAGCGCAGCAGGATTGAGGATGACGCGTAGTAGCAGCTGTGGTGGTGGCAGAAGTGGGAATGGCAGCAGTGGCGATGGCAGAAGTGGCCGTGGCAGCAGTGGTGGTGGCCGAAGTGGCGGTGGCAGCAGTGGCCGTGGCAGCAGTGGTGGTGGAAGTGCCTCTCATGTGGGTGATCCCCTTGATGGTGAGGATAACCGTGGCGAGGAAAACGGAACGGCGAAGCGGAGCAAAAGTGGCAGAGTAGGCCGGGGCGGGGGGAAAGGTAACCACGTCAGGAGGAAGACAACGGGTGGGAGTTCCTTTACGTTGAGGAAAGCCAAGGAGGAGAAGTCCACAGTTAAGCGGAGAAACAGTGCGACCGCCAAGGTAAAGTTGAAacggagaaggaaaagcaatAGTAGTGTAGTCGACGCGAGTGCCAGCCCAAGCGACAGCGATGAATCGTTTAGGATAGATCAACTTGGCAGCGACGCAGAAGAATCGTCGTCTTTTTCCTCCTGGGAGAGCATTGCGGAGAAGGAAGACACAAGCGATTCGTACAACTCGGCTGGATCGTACGGTTCGATCATAGttgaaaaagcgaaaaggaaaagaaataatcagaaaaatggtgaagcgAGCATATTTGATGAAAGTGCATTGCACCAGATACAGTGGAATAGGATAATTCTAGATGAAGCACacagaataaaaaatcgaaatACATCAACGACACAGTcgatttttaatttgaaatgCTCAGGGTATCGTTGGTGTTTGACAGGAACTCCATTACAAAACAGAATCGGAGAGTTATATAGCTTGATCAGATTCCTTGAGTTTTATCCCTACGCATATTATTTCTGTTCGAAAAAGGATTGTAAATGTATGTTACTAAATTACGAAATGAAGGACAATAAATTCTGCTTCCTCTGTGACCACTCCAGGATTAACCACTTCAATTATTTCAACAAAAGAATCCTTAGACCTATACAGTTGTTTGGTTACAATGGGGAGGGAGTGACAAGTAtgtgttatttaaaaagtgaagttttagacaaaattttattaaggagaaccaaaggggaaagaaaaaatgacattaaaTTGAGACCATTACATATTAGAATTAGAAAGGATAAGTTatcaaatgaggaaaaagatttttatgAATCCCTTTACAAACAAACCTCTACCCAGTTTGATACTTATGTGAAATCCAACACCGTTTTACACAACTATGCTCATATTTTTGATTTGCTGAGCAGATTAAGACAAGCTGCAGATCATCCCTATTTGATTTTGTTTGGAAATTCTTTCCTTAGTGACCCCTCGggtaaatacataaaaaagaattcctCCATCATCCCAGCCATTTCGAATGACTATGTATGTGGCATCTGTCTGGAGAATGTCCCCAAGAAGATCAACATTAGTACCAAGTGTAACCACAATTTTCATAAGTCCTGTTTGAAGCAGTATATCGAGAGTTTCCAGGGGGGGGGCAACCGGGTGGGGGAGAGGGGTGAAGCCAGCGGTGAAGCTTGCGGTGTAGCCTTCGGCAAAGCTTGCAATGATGTTCATGGTGACCCTTTTGATGGTGATTGTGGTGGGCCCCGCCCAGGCACAGTAACCAAGGCGCATACCTTCCATATGGGGACCGAGTCAGGGGAGAACGGAGAGGAGAGTCTCTACGACAGAAACGAAATCGTATTCAATGAAGACCCTTCCATGAGTAGCACCACCAACGAAGTAGATGGAAAGAagctaaataaaaaatccaaGTCCATTTCTGTAGTCAAAtttaaagataaagaaaagaaacagTTTGTTAGTCTGTTAAGTGATGAGGAATCAGCTATGCAGGATTTACCTCTAGGATGTCCTGTGTGTTATGTCCCCATGACCGTTGATTTTAATCTGCTGAACCAGGTGGAAGAACAGgatgatgaagaaattatCGTATGCAAAGAGGAAACTACCTATATTAATAAAAGCTTTATGAACCGTATTAATACAAATGAGTATAGAACAAGCACCAAAATAGAAGCTGTCTTTGAGGAAGTACAAAATGTCATTCATACGACGGATGATAAATGCCTAATATTTTCACAGTATTGCTCCATGCTTGATTTGATTGAGTatcatttgaagaaaaacaacataATATGTTCGAAGCTGCTAGGTTACATGTCCATGGTATCTAGGAATAATATTCTTTACAACTTTAACGAAGATAAGCATTTGCGAGTTTTGCTTATCAGTTTGAAGGCCGGTGGAGAGGGACTAAATTTGCAAGTGGCCAACCGAATCTTCATCGTTGACCCGTGGTGGAACCCCGCTGCGGAGTTGCAGGCTATTCAGAGAGCCCACCGGATTGGTCAGACGAAGACTGTGTACGCCACACGCTTCATCATAGAGAACACCGTTGAGGAGAAAATCGTGCAGCTCCAGAATAAGAAGCAGCTCGTGTTCGACTGCACTATTGGGGACTCTGGAAACGCGATGCAGAAGTTGACCAAGGAGGACTTGGCGTTTCTCTTCCACGCGTAG
- a CDS encoding hypothetical protein (putative) has product QRFWKKKNNLLAIPGRSSHVEDLPIRQDIPQEEKSQWGGNALAPVSPHESGKNKYSVLREDVEVAHNKRSFFQNGGENYNHVAATSLRSNCPANGRYQTVSNDRTEFVSNALRRPRFHKIKGRLNVHTSSSVLCFTAFPGTCPQVDSHKYVKAKWEGRQRDCTSDNENQFNSSGLTNRGENGISPIFYNNDCDSDADIVSSIGSDGDCSELRNPCPVGLHTASVPHPTDEQPHNALVTCAEDGSIAFVKIKKNKLTCIKHFQIADQKIAATNVCVHPSSKHSILSLTNNAICLVNNERSEIENWYHSHDEKITSINFLHHLSYADDLTPNGSPADSPFFYSTSLDKTVKFFHLERGSVYSVFSVNDAITCSCKSNKQPLVLIGTRSGSVICYDVRVHNRSVTQSALYQKNIFDDEIYGVSYSPDDRLIAIQSIGGRTKLLNANKINFFQCLENPDFLKNENPTCAPVFTTDGNELICTFPYTLIAHDVVTHSYVSVVNDELGQINGAHCLPGGNLCTIHADGNVAIW; this is encoded by the coding sequence CAAcgtttttggaaaaaaaaaaacaatttgttaGCCATACCGGGTAGAAGTAGCCATGTTGAAGACCTGCCCATCCGTCAGGACATTCCCCAAGAGGAGAAGTCCcaatgggggggaaatgcaCTCGCTCCAGTATCACCACATGaaagtgggaaaaacaaatacaGCGTCTTACGTGAGGATGTGGAGGTAGCACACAATAAGCGTTCCTTCTTTCAAAACGGTGGGGAAAACTACAACCATGTCGCGGCAACGAGTCTCCGAAGTAACTGCCCTGCAAACGGAAGGTACCAAACCGTGTCAAATGATCGAACTGAATTTGTTAGCAACGCTTTACGTAGACCCCGTTTCCACAAGATAAAGGGACGCCTAAATGTTCACACGAGCAGCAGTGTCCTCTGCTTTACCGCCTTCCCCGGAACATGCCCTCAGGTTGATTCACACAAATATGTGAAGGCAAAATGGGAGGGAAGGCAGCGTGACTGTACCTCCGACAATGAGAACCAATTCAACTCATCAGGTTTAACAAACCGTGGTGAAAATGGAatttctccaattttttacaacaacgACTGCGACAGTGACGCGGACATCGTTAGCAGCATTGGGAGCGATGGAGACTGTTCTGAATTGAGGAACCCCTGTCCGGTCGGCTTGCATACTGCTTCGGTTCCTCACCCGACAGATGAACAACCGCATAACGCGCTCGTCACTTGCGCAGAGGACGGAAGCATCGCCTTTGTAAagatcaaaaaaaacaagctgACCTGCATTAAACATTTCCAAATAGCCGACCAGAAAATCGCAGCGACAAATGTATGTGTACACCCCTCCAGCAAACACTCCATACTCTCCCTAACAAACAATGCCATCTGTTTAGTAAATAACGAAAGGAgcgaaattgaaaattgGTACCACTCCcatgacgaaaaaataacatcgattaattttttgcaccaTCTCAGTTACGCGGACGATCTGACCCCAAATGGCTCCCCAGCAGacagcccttttttttactccacCAGTTTAGACAAAACGgtaaaatttttccatttggaaaGAGGGAGTGTGTATAGCGTATTTTCCGTAAACGATGCGATTACCTGTTCGTGCAAATCAAACAAGCAGCCACTTGTCTTGATTGGAACGCGCTCAGGTTCAGTCATATGTTACGATGTAAGAGTCCACAACAGAAGCGTAACCCAGTCAGCACTATATCAGAAGAACATTTTTGACGATGAAATTTACGGTGTTAGTTATTCCCCAGATGATAGACTAATAGCAATACAGTCCATCGGGGGAAGAACCAAATTGCTAAacgcaaataaaattaatttttttcagtgccTCGAAAATccagattttttaaaaaatgaaaatcccACGTGTGCCCCTGTTTTCACGACTGATGGGAACGAGTTGATTTGCACCTTCCCCTACACATTAATTGCACACGATGTCGTGACGCATTCTTACGTTAGTGTTGTTAATGACGAGCTTGGCCAGATAAACGGGGCGCACTGCCTGCCGGGCGGCAACCTGTGCACAATTCACGCGGACGGGAACGTTGCCATTTGGTGA